ctgttctggtctgttctctctctctctctgttctggtctgttctctctctctctctctctctgttctggtctgttctctctctctctctctgttctggtctgttctctctctctctctgttctggtctgttctctctctctctctctctgttctggtctgttctctctctctctctctctctgttctggtctgtttctctctctctctctctctgttctggtctgttccctctctgttctgatctctctctctgttttggtctgttctctctctctgttctggtctgttctctctctctgttttggtctgttctctctctctctgttctggtctctctctctgttttggtctgttctctctctgttttggtctgttctctctctctgttttggtctgttctctctctctgttttggtcTGTTCTCTCAAGAATTAGAGGTTTACTGTCCACTCCGCCATTAAGGAATCAAACACCACACTAACAGAGCAACAGCCTGGAATAAAGTACCACAGTGTGTGAATCATAATACCCagaaaacctagcggtcaaacagggaaatggttccagacgtttttccaccattcatttttcctgTAGCGGATTTTTTTAGAAACAcgtaaaataaggtctgtgttttgtGTCGGCTTCCCCTGGGGCGATGGTTTGTGTCGGCTTCCCCTGGGGCGATGGTTTGTGTCGGCTTCCCCTGGGGCGATGGTTTGTGTCGGCTTCCCCTGGGGCGATGTTTTGTGTCGGCTTCCCCTGGGGCGATGTTTTGTGTCGGCTTCCCCTGGGGCGATGTTTTGTGTCGGCTTCCCCTGGGGCGATGTTTTGTGTCGGCTTCCCCTGGGGCGATGGTTTGTGTCGGCTTCCCCTGGGGCGATGGTTTGTGTCGGCTTCCCCTGGGGCGATGGTTTGTGTCGGCTTCCCCTGGGGCGATGTTTTGTGTCGGCTTCCCCTGGGGCGATGGTTTGTGTCGGCTTCCCCTGGGGCGATGGTTTGTGTCGGCTTCCCCTGGGGTGATGTTTTGTGTCGGCTTCCCCTGGGGTGAAGTTTTGTGTCGGCTTCCCCTGGGGTGATGGTTTGTGTCGGCTTCCCCTGGGGTGAAGTTTGTGTCGGCTTCCCCTGGGGTGAAGTTTTGTGTCGGCTTCCCCTGGGGTGATGTTTTGTGTCGGCTTCCCCTGGGGTGAAGGTTTGTGTCGGCTTCCCCTGGGGTGAAGTTTTGTGTCGGCTTCCCCTGGGGTGAAGTTTTGTGTCGGCTTCCCCTGGGGTGAAGTTTTGTGTCGGCTTCCCCTGGGGTGAAGGTTTGTGTCGGCTTCCCCTGGGGTGATGGTTTATtaccgtgtaaatctctctcagACAAAGTGACTTGGCCTGTATTTACCTccccaaaatgaaatgctaattagctgctaatgtggctatcataaagaactacaaataccatgATGATCTGGACCGGACTGacgaatcgaggcaaaggtagGAATCCCGGGATTAACTATCTAAATGTATTCATGAATAAACTGTCTACATTTCTTTCAaattgacaattctgtgaacCGTCTTGTgaaagttttaaattgacacaatacctgttagtaaaggtgtcagatagagatgacctacaggatctatacctgttagtaaaggtgtcagatagagatgacctacaggatctatacctgttagtaaaggtgtcagatagagatgacctacaggatctatacctgttagtaaaggtgtcagatagagatgacctacaggatctatacctgttagtaaaggtgtcagatagagatgacctacaggatctatacctgttagtaaaggtgtcagatagagatgacctacaggatctatacctgttagtaaaggtgtcagatagagatgacctacaggatctatacctgttagtaaaggtgtcagatagagatgacctacaggatctatacctgttagtaaaggtgtcagatagagatgacctacaggatctatacctgttagtaaaggtgtcagatagagatgacctgcaggatctatacctgttagtaaaggtgtcagatagagatgacctacaggatctatacctgttagtaaaggtgtcagatagagatgacctacaggatctatacctgttagtaaaggtgtcagatagagatgacctgcaggatctatacctgttagtaaaggtgtcagatagagatgacctacaggatctatacctgttagtaaaggtgtcagatagagatgacctacaggatctatacctgttagtaaaggtgtcagatagagatgacctacaggatctatacctgttagtaaaggtgtcagatagagatgacctacaggatctatacctgttagtaaaggtgtcagctagagatgacctacaggatctatacctgttagtaaaggtgtcagatagagatgacctacaggatctatacctgttagtaaaggtgtcagctagagatgacctacaggatctatacctgttagtaaaggtgtcagatagagatgacctacaggatctatacctgttagtaaaggtgtcagatagagatgacctacaggatctatacctgttagtaaaggtgtcagatagagatgacctacaggatctatacctgttagtaaaggtgtcagatagagatgacctacaggatctatacctgttagtaaaggtgtcagctagagatgacctacaggagcatgctgggatttgtagttttgtacGATGTCTACTTTAATACTAATTAGCAATTCAGAATCGGAGAGTAAATAGAGTCGAACATATTGATAAAAGACACTTTTTAAATTAATTGTAGAAAAACTATTGAaaacatttccctgtttgaccgttaggttttatgggtattatgacacccccactgtggggctctatagcaGGGGGTTAACAGGGGAATAACAGGCTCACTCTGCCCTAACGGAAAATAAATGAGACCAGATGAAATGTCAGCATTCATGATGATAGTAATGTTGATCCCATCCATCGCTGGCTATTGATGATGCGAATCAGGTTCTGAAGACTGGGATTAACGCGGGTCACGTCCGAGTCCAGTCCACAGCCTGATAATACCAGACCAGGTAGGACTCCCTCCTGAATAAGTTCCAGACGATGTAGTCTATTCTAATAGGTTATAGGCCGTGTTTAAATCTAGCGTAGGCCTAACTAAGCCCTGAACCAGGAGTTAAATATCCATGATGGTAAAAGCCAACTAACTGCAGACAGTTTATCTGTGGGACAATAACATGTGTTTCAGTCCCCTGTTAGAAAAACACTTTCTGACAGAAAACATTCTGACATTGTAGAGCCAAatccacaacacagacacacccatCATCATTTAAACCACCTGACTGTTGACCTCTGAGTTCCATTAGCTGAGTCTGGAAGACAGAGTGACCAGAGAGGTCTGACTGGAGACCACAGACCTGTAGACTAATCTACACACCCATCATCATCTAAACCACCTGACTGTTGACCTCTGAGTTCCATTAGCTGAGTCTGGAAGACAGAGTGACCAGAGAGGTCTGACTGGAGACCACAGACCTGTAGACTAATCTACACACCCATCATCATCTAAACCACCTGACTGTTGACCTCTGAGTTCCATTAGCTGAGTCTGGAAGACAGAGTGACCAGAGAGGTCTGACTGGAGACCACAGACCTGTAGACTAATCCACACACACGTCATTCTCTTACCACAATGTCAACTCAGCTATTACGTCATCTATCTACTTTCTCTGTGTAGTCAACACCACCTTCACACTTAACCACCTTCACACAGGTTATAAAACACATACTAACGGCTGTTCTTCTGTCTCCTCCAGGACCCTCCAGGTGATTAGGTGGAGTAGACAGTCCAGACAGGAGTAATGGAGCATGGAAGAGAGGTAATGGTGGTAATGGTCTGGGAGGATCCATTAGTAGAGTCTGATTGATTTCATTCTCCGAGCTCTACTAATCATCCTAGACAACAGCAGataacacccccacaacatactACAACCAGCCACTCTAGTTATAGATGTACAGTACACAGAGCCaataacaccaccacaacacactacaaccAGCCTCTCTAGTTATAGATGTACAGTACACAGAGCCaataacaccaccacaacatacTACAACCAGCCTCTCTAGTTATAGATGTACAGTACACAGAGCCaataacaccaccacaacatacTACAACCAGCCTCTCTAGTTATAGATGTACAGTACACAGAGCCaataacaccaccacaacatacTACAACCAGCCACTCTAGTTATAGATGTACAGTACACAGAGCCaataacaccaccacaacatacTACAACCAGCCACTCTAGTTATAGATGTACAGTACACAGAGCCaataacaccaccacaacatacTACAACCAGCCTCTCTAGTTATAGATGTACAGTACACAGAGCCAataacacccccacaacatactACAACCAGCCTCTCTAGTTATAGATGTACAGTACACAGAGCCAataacacccccacaacatactACAACCAGCCTCTCTAGTTATAGATGTACAGTACACAGAGCCAataacacccccacaacatactACAACCAGCCTCTCTAGTTATAGATGTACAGTACACAGAGCCAATAACACCCCCACAACACACTACAACCAGCCTCTCTAGTTATagatgtacagtacacacacacacactgttacattCTGTTTTGGGTTTGTTTGTGTACACACCACTActcccccacatacacacaccactacccccccctccccctcccccatccacacacaccactactcaGACTCCCCACAAACTAAAACACATACCTTTGAGGGAAAAGTCACATGATCTGGCTGTATGCAAAGTCATGCTCACCTCAGTCGCCTGTGTTTACTGGAGAAACTGTCCAGATGTACAGGGACTCCACAAGGTCAGGAGAAACTGTCCAGATGTACAGGGACTCCACAAGGTCAGGAGAAACTGTCCAGATGTACAGGGACAGGGACTCCACAAGGTCAGGAGAAACTGTCCAGATGTACAGGGACTCCACAAGGTCAGGAGAAACTGTCCAGATGTACAGGGACTTCACAAGGTCAGGAGAAACTGTCCAGATGTACAGGGACAGGGACTTCACAAGGTCAGGAGAAACTGTCCAGATGTACAGGGACAGGGACTTCACAAGGTCAGGAGAAACTGTCCAGATGTACAGGGACTCCACAAGGTCAGGAGAAACTGTCCAGATGTACAGGGACAGGGACTTCACAAGGTCAGGAGAAACTGTCCAGATGTACAGGGACTTCACAAGGTCAGGAGAAACTGTCCAGACTGTCCAGATGTACAGGACTTCACAAGGTCAGGAGAAACTGTCCAGACAGGGACTTCACAAGGTCAGGAGAAACTGTCCAGATGTACAGGGACAGGGACTTCACAAGGTCAGGAGAAACTGTCCAGATGTACAGGACTTCACAAGGTCAGGAGAAACTGTCCAGATGTACAGGGACTTCACAAGGTCAGGAGAAACTGTCCAGATATACAGGGAATCCACAAGGTCAGGAGAAActgtccagatgggacttcacaAGGTCAGGAGAAACTGTCCAGATATACAGGGAATCCACAAGGTCAGGAGAAGCTGTCCAGATGTACAGGGACAGGGACTTCACAAGGTCAGGAGAAACTGTCCAGATGTACAGGGACTTCACAAGGTCAGGAGAAACTGTCCAGATGTACAGGGACTCCACAAGGTCAGGAGAAGCTGTCCAGATGTACAGGGACTCCACAAGGTCAGGAGAAGCTGTCCAGATGTACAGGGACTCCACAAGGTCAGGAGAAGCTGTCCAGATGTACAGGGACTTCCAATACCACTGTAAACAcagtagaggttgaccgattaatcagaatggcccaTTAATTAGGTTCGATTTCAACTTTTCAGAACAATCGGCCGATTATGGCTGATtatattgcactccacgaggagactgcatggcaggctgatcacctgttactccacgaggagactgcgtggcaggctgatcacctgttactccacgaggagactgcgtggcaggctgatcacctgttactccacgaggagactgcgtggcaggctgatcacctgttactccacgaggagactgcgtggcaggctgaccacctgttactccatgaggagactgcatggcaggctgatcacctgttactccacgaggagactgcatggcaggctgatcacctgttactccacaggagactgcatggcaggctgatcacctgttactccacaggagactgcatggcaggctgaccacctgttactccacgaggagactgcatggcaggctgaccacctgttactccacgaggagactgcatggcaggctgaccacctgttactccacgaggagactgcgtggcaggctgaccacctgttactccacgaggagactgcgtggcaggctgaccacctgttactccacgaggagactgcatggCATGCTGatcacctgttactccacgaggagactgcatggcaggctgaccacctgttactccacgaggagactgcgtggcaggctgatcacctgttactccacgaggagactgcgtggcaggctgatcacctgttactccacgaggagactgcatggcaggctgatcacctgttactccacgaggagactgcatggcaggctgaccacctgttactccacgaggagactgcatggcaggctgatcacctgttactccacgaggagactgcgtggcaggctgatcacctgttactccacgaggagactgcgtggcaggctgaccacctgttactccacgaggagactgcgtggcaggctgaccacctgttactccacgaggagactgcatggcaggctgaccacctgttactccacgaggagactgcatggcaggctgaccacctgttactccacgaggagactgcatggcaggctgaccacctgttactccacgaggagactgcgtggcaggctgatcacctgttactccacgaggagactgcatggcaggctgatcacctgttactccacgaggagactgcatggcaggctgaccacctgttactccatgaggagactgcatggcaggctgaccacctgttactccacgaggagactgcatggcaggctgaccacctgttactccacgaggagactgcatggcaggctgaccacctgttactccacgaggagactgcatggcaggctgatcacctgttactccacgaggagactgcgtggcaggctgatcacctgttactccacgaggagactgcgtggcaggctgatcacctgttactccacgaggagactgcatggcaggctgatcacctgttactccacgaggagactgcatggcaggctgaccacctgttactccacgaggagactgcatggcaggctgatcacctgttactccacgaggagactgcgtggcaggctgaccacctgttactccacgaggagactgcgtggcaggctgatcacctgttactccacgaggagactgcatggcaggctgactacctgttacgcgagtgcaggcAGCAAGGAGCCATGGTAAGTTACTAGctggcattaaacttatcttgtaaaaaaaaacaatcgatcttaacataatcacgggttaactacacatggttgatgatattactagtttaactagcttgtcctgtgttgcatatataatatattatatatatatataatcaatgcggtgcctgaaACTGTGTCCCTTCTCTTGCGTTCAGGGTATAc
This sequence is a window from Oncorhynchus keta strain PuntledgeMale-10-30-2019 unplaced genomic scaffold, Oket_V2 Un_contig_18015_pilon_pilon, whole genome shotgun sequence. Protein-coding genes within it:
- the LOC127919982 gene encoding polycystic kidney disease protein 1-like 3, translated to MQSPRGVTGGQPAMQSPRGVTGDQPAMQSPRGVTGDQPAMQSPRGVTGGQPAMQSPRGVTGGQPAMQSPRGVTGGQPAMQSPRGVTGDQPAMQSPRGVTGDQPATQSPRGVTGGQPAMQSPRGVTGGQPAMQSPRGVTGGQPAMQSPRGVTGDQPAMQSPRGVTGGQPAMQSPRGVTGDQPAMQSPRGVTGDQPATQSPRGVTGDQPATQSPRGVTGGQPAMQSPRGVTGGQPAMQSPRGVTGGQPAMQSPRGVTGDQPAMQSPRGVTGGQPATQSPRGVTGDQPATQSPRGVTGDQPATQSPRGVTGDQPATQSPRGP
- the LOC127919981 gene encoding proline-rich protein HaeIII subfamily 1-like; the encoded protein is MTGSRHKPSPQGKPTQNFTPGEADTKLHPRGSRHKTSPQGKPTQTFTPGEADTKHHPRGSRHKTSPQGKPTQTSPQGKPTQTITPGEADTKLHPRGSRHKTSPQGKPTQTIAPGEADTNHRPRGSRHKTSPQGKPTQTIAPGEADTNHRPRGSRHKPSPQGKPTQNIAPGEADTKHRPRGSRHKTSPQGKPTQNIAPGEADTNHRPRGSRHKPSPQGKPTQTIAPGEADTKHRPYFTCF